A single region of the Salvia miltiorrhiza cultivar Shanhuang (shh) chromosome 8, IMPLAD_Smil_shh, whole genome shotgun sequence genome encodes:
- the LOC130998643 gene encoding F-box protein At5g07610-like, producing the protein MNILSRLPIRSIIKSKLVRRAFRDMLDSRDFRLPKSNPRLILSRFPRSTFYRICEINGRDAAPELVVELPIPGTEAAHASVDGLIFIVCKVLPRFIIRNPITREFFKLSAPFGQSYSYDAEKYKFGFGVSGASRRYKVVRICGSECLVYTLGSGRWRAVGVGAVAPPLLRSRCDWFSEPAFLGGNLHWLDSETNVICFDLETEVLTYFSAPPHQHRSKDDRCFRRVSALDDCLCLTELHCGALDDVEIDIWFMRNGRDWSKERVIVWEGHGSYIFHCFPVKVFEDGDVAVGRAYDALLQGGRWRTVSFNSFL; encoded by the coding sequence ATGAACATCCTCTCCAGACTCCCCATTCGAAGCATCATCAAGTCGAAGCTTGTGCGCAGGGCATTCCGCGACATGCTCGACTCTCGTGATTTCCGTCTTCCTAAATCCAACCCACGCCTCATTCTGTCTCGATTCCCAAGGTCCACATTCTACCGAATCTGCGAAATCAACGGCAGAGACGCCGCCCCCGAGCTGGTGGTCGAGCTCCCCATTCCCGGCACGGAGGCCGCACATGCCTCAGTCGACGGCTTGATCTTCATCGTCTGCAAAGTTCTCCCTCGCTTCATTATACGTAATCCCATCACCCGTGAATTCTTCAAACTCTCCGCTCCTTTCGGTCAAAGCTACAGCTACGACGCAGAAAAATACAAGTTCGGATTTGGAGTGAGCGGTGCATCTCGCCGGTATAAGGTGGTTCGGATCTGCGGATCCGAATGTCTGGTATACACCCTAGGTTCGGGACGGTGGAGGGCAGTCGGAGTAGGAGCTGTGGCTCCGCCTTTGCTTCGGAGTAGGTGCGATTGGTTCTCTGAACCTGCATTTCTGGGTGGGAATCTCCACTGGCTTGACAGTGAAACCAATGTTATTTGCTTTGATCTCGAAACCGAGGTCTTAACCTACTTCTCCGCTCCTCCTCACCAGCATCGGAGCAAGGACGATCGTTGTTTCCGGAGGGTGTCTGCTTTGGATGATTGCCTTTGTTTGACCGAACTCCACTGCGGTGCGTTGGATGACGTTGAGATCGACATCTGGTTTATGAGAAATGGGAGGGATTGGAGTAAGGAACGTGTGATCGTGTGGGAAGGTCACggttcatatatatttcattgtTTTCCAGTCAAAGTGTTTGAAGATGGTGACGTTGCTGTGGGTCGAGCCTATGATGCGTTACTGCAAGGCGGAAGGTGGAGGACGGTGTCGTTTAACTCATTCTTATAG
- the LOC130998961 gene encoding uncharacterized protein LOC130998961: MKNAARRYKDFVYDIKMAKDDPKKGRPPFIHEREWLDWLSYWRSEAVVKKSETAKKCRMSEPEGPGTGQVKHKGGSKSTLQIADEIGVDPSQCFYDAYEVLHVNKDGSYTDPRSETVGRKIEELREQQSQPVDGSTEPQAVDMAKIYLEAVGGLDKKKRLFGVGSLASTLRSDGSSGSSQARSLAYDDTIVGLQNKLQKERDERRQESESFRAHLLAQHEYLTRFCAQSGLPPPPPPPL; encoded by the exons ATGAAGAACGCGGCTCGTAGGTATAAAGATTTTGTATATGATATCAAGATGGCAAAGGATGATCCGAAGAAGGGAAGGCCACCATTTATTCATGAGCGTGAGTGGCTTGATTGGTTGAGTTACTGGAGGAGTGAGGCTGTGGTTAAGAAATCAGAAACGGCCAAAAAGTGCAGAATGTCTGAGCCTGAAGGTCCAGGAACAGGACAAGTGAAGCATAAAGGAGGCTCCAAATCTACTCTCCAGATTGCCGATGAGATT GGCGTTGATCCCAGTCAGTGCTTCTATGACGCTTATGAGGTCCTCCACGTGAACAAAGATGGATCATATACTGACCCTAGATCTGAGACAGTTGGG AGAAAAATTGAAGAGCTAAGGGAACAACAAAGTCAGCCGGTGGATGGATCTACTGAGCCACAGGCGGTGGACATGGCCAAAATATATCTTGAGGCTGTAGGTGGATTGGATAAGAAGAAGAGGTTGTTTGGTGTTGGTAGTCTGGCATCTACACTCAGGAGTGATGGTTCGAGTGGATCATCTCAGGCTCGGTCCTTAGCTTATGACGATACAATAGTTGGTCTCCAGAATAAGTTGCAGAAGGAGCGAGATGAGCGCCGACAAGAGAGTGAGAGCTTCAGGGCACACCTACTAGCACAACACGAGTACTTGACTCGCTTTTGTGCACAGTCGGGATTGCCCCCCCCACCACCTCCGCCTCTTTGA
- the LOC130998645 gene encoding uncharacterized protein LOC130998645 has product MTNDLVAAISSVTLNAGTEDYWRWKATKEGSFSSKSAYGLIKSSRIPGSQVSLDKETMEQVWDTPAPQKARLVTWRILRKRLPTCDNLRRRNIHLGEEESMCNACCHKAETINHLFLECPKTTALWNGILNWLGINGPWPSDVEEHFKAFVNMGKSKSRKFLAALWMCVIWILWKSRNDSRFEGKPWDIQSVLRDIKVRLWSWNKIFNLSNHELSFSAWMTEKMARGSSDGHSGRRGRGDGRGRSSSTGASSQASDGGIRDSVAQIHLAGGSGSAPTSSEDTVPSSHSSTGRIMLTITPQG; this is encoded by the exons ATGACTAATGATCTGGTGGCTGCTATCTCCTCTGTTACTTTGAACGCAGGTACTGAAGACTATTGGCGTTGGAAGGCTACAAAAGAGGGCTCATTCTCTTCTAAGTCAGCTTATGGTTTAATCAAAAGCTCAAGGATCCCGGGTTCACAAGTGAGCTTAGACAAAGAGACGATGGAACAAGTGTGGGACACACCGGCCCCACAGAAAGCAAGATTAGTCACCTGGAGAATCCTGAGGAAAAGACTCCCAACGTGCGACAACCTTAGAAGAAGGAACATCCACCTCGGAGAAGAAGAGAGCATGTGTAATGCATGTTGCCATAAAGCCGAGACTATTAATCACTTGTTCCTGGAATGCCCGAAGACGACGGCGCTCTGGAATGGTATTTTGAACTGGCTGGGGATCAATGGCCCTTGGCCAAGTGATGTCGAAGAACACTTCAAAGCTTTCGTCAACATGGGGAAGTCTAAGAGCCGAAAATTTCTTGCAGCACTTTGGATGTGCGTTATCTGGATACTGTGGAAGAGCCGGAATGATAGCCGATTCGAGGGGAAACCATGGGATATTCAGAGTGTGTTACGCGATATCAAAGTTAGACTGTGGAGTTGGAACAAGATTTTTAACCTTTCCAATCACGAGCTCAGTTTTTCCGCTTGGATGACTGAGAAG ATGGCTAGAGGAAGCAGTGACGGGCACAGTGGTAGACGAGGGCGCGGTGATGGTAGAGGGCGATCATCATCCACAGGGGCATCATCACAGGCGTCTGATGGGGGCATTCGTGATTCAGTTGCCCAGATACATTTGGCTGGAGGTAGTGGATCTGCTCCGACATCATCAGAAGATACCGTGCCCAGCAGCCACTCGAGCACGGGTCGGATTATGTTGACCATTACACCTCAGGGGTAA
- the LOC130998962 gene encoding probable methyltransferase At1g29790, translating to MALKRFKSMNKLIIYLSILAAAVCIATFSKAYSLKSFLRSDASCNHATAAAFFPSHVNEQEIKETLDLVIHKLKHELDNMRAGAMPPRSTHAPLLADVLGLIESAHASLSLGEGEEANQQARTKNLFAPAEHFLTEEIRKYIRVKPNRLGKQNFMGANGTHTSVGHGCFAARAELESYMDYDVGDVCNDDWKLAQKLMILGCDPLPRRRCFSRAPQLYAAPRPINESLWKLPEDRNVRWSGYRCKNFTCLASNATKKGFFKCADCFNLVDHELPRWIEPVNLASDFTIGDVLDLKRGEIRIGLDFSVGTGTFAARMKERNVTVVTATVNLGAPFSETIALRGLVPLYVTVNQRLPFFDNTLDLIHSTRFLDGWIDLVLLEFVVYDWDRVLRPGGLMWIDSFFCLKEDLEEYLGVFGMLRYKRHKWIVVPKFDKNDEREVFFSAVLEKPSRPFR from the coding sequence ATGGCTCTAAAAAGATTCAAATCAATGAACAAACTCATCATCTACTTATCAATCCTGGCCGCCGCAGTCTGCATCGCCACCTTCTCCAAAGCCTACTCCCTCAAATCCTTCCTCCGCTCCGACGCCTCGTGCAACcacgccaccgccgccgccttcttccCGTCCCACGTCAACGAGCAAGAGATCAAGGAAACGCTCGACCTAGTCATCCACAAGCTCAAGCACGAGCTCGACAACATGCGCGCGGGAGCCATGCCCCCGCGTTCCACCCACGCGCCTCTCCTCGCCGACGTCCTCGGCCTCATCGAGTCGGCCCACGCCTCCCTTTCCTTGGGAGAGGGAGAGGAAGCTAACCAGCAGGCGCGAACAAAAAATTTGTTCGCGCCTGCTGAGCATTTCCTGACCGAGGAGATCAGGAAATACATCCGGGTCAAGCCCAACCGGCTCGGGAAGCAGAACTTCATGGGCGCCAACGGCACGCACACGAGCGTCGGGCACGGGTGCTTCGCCGCGAGAGCCGAGCTGGAATCCTACATGGACTACGACGTCGGCGACGTCTGCAACGACGACTGGAAACTAGCGCAGAAGCTCATGATCCTCGGCTGCGACCCCCTGCCGCGGAGGCGCTGCTTCTCGCGAGCGCCGCAGCTCTACGCGGCGCCGCGCCCGATCAACGAGTCCCTCTGGAAGCTTCCAGAGGACCGGAACGTGCGGTGGAGCGGCTACCGGTGCAAGAACTTCACCTGCTTGGCTAGCAACGCTACGAAGAAGGGATTCTTCAAATGCGCAGACTGCTTCAATCTGGTGGATCACGAGCTCCCTAGGTGGATCGAGCCGGTGAATCTGGCCTCGGATTTCACGATCGGCGATGTTCTGGATCTGAAGCGCGGCGAGATCAGGATCGGGCTCGATTTCAGCGTGGGGACGGGGACGTTCGCGGCGAGGATGAAGGAGCGGAATGTGACGGTGGTGACGGCGACGGTGAATCTAGGGGCTCCGTTTAGCGAGACGATCGCGCTGCGGGGGCTGGTGCCGCTGTACGTGACGGTGAATCAACGGCTGCCGTTCTTCGACAACACGCTGGATCTGATCCACAGCACGCGGTTTCTGGACGGGTGGATTGATCTGGTGCTGCTGGAGTTCGTGGTGTACGATTGGGATCGGGTGCTGAGGCCGGGGGGGCTGATGTGGATTGATAGCTTCTTCTGTTTGAAGGAGGATTTGGAGGAGTATTTGGGGGTGTTTGGGATGTTGAGGTACAAGAGGCATAAGTGGATTGTGGTGCCTAAGTTTGATAAGAATGATGAGAGAGAGGTGTTCTTCTCTGCGGTCTTGGAGAAACCATCTAGGCCATTTAGATGA